A stretch of the Lactuca sativa cultivar Salinas chromosome 9, Lsat_Salinas_v11, whole genome shotgun sequence genome encodes the following:
- the LOC111889678 gene encoding mitogen-activated protein kinase kinase kinase 18 encodes MEWKRGPVIGRGSYATVSVATTTTGDFFAVKSTELSTSAFLQKEQHFLSQLSSKYIIKYMGSDVDYDDNKPMYNLFMEYAVDGTISDVIKKQGGSLDESLIRSYTHQILLGLDHLHCNNLVHCDIKCRNLLVCKDAVKIGDLGCAKMVGNNGASTSQLSGTPVFMAPEVARGEEQGFPADVWALGCAVIEMATGSNPWPEFMDPLSALYRIGYSGDIPDIPKFLPEEGKDFLTKCLKTDAKERWTINELLQHPFVCNLNSGSETRKSPTSILDQSFWESLSASEPSEEPTQVDNFSGESPVERIRQLVEATPSCLPNWDDEEDWITVRRNGIDQMDVDDGDFGYMESLSISIFNVEEELEFEISVSDADIEVLEYSIVSNVLDFDHIINDNFLKIREYVCYAFRYLFSANIF; translated from the exons ATGGAATGGAAAAGAGGTCCAGTAATCGGACGGGGATCTTACGCCACCGTCTCTGTTGCCACGACCACCACCGGAGACTTTTTTGCCGTCAAGTCCACCGAGCTTTCTACCTCTGCGTTCTTACAGAAAGAACAACACTTTCTTTCTCAATTAAGCTCCAAATACATAATCAAGTACATGGGTTCtgatgttgattatgatgacaacAAACCCATGTATAATCTGTTCATGGAGTATGCCGTCGATGGAACGATTTCGGATGTTATTAAGAAACAAGGAGGGTCGCTTGACGAGTCACTGATCCGATCTTATACTCATCAGATTCTACTTGGATTGGATCATCTTCACTGCAATAATTTGGTGCATTGTGATATAAAATGCCGAAACTTGTTGGTGTGCAAAGATGCTGTCAAGATCGGCGACTTGGGTTGTGCAAAGATGGTCGGAAACAATGGTGCCTCCACATCTCAACTTTCCGGTACACCGGTTTTCATGGCACCTGAGGTTGCACGAGGCGAAGAACAGGGGTTTCCCGCTGATGTTTGGGCTCTCGGGTGCGCAGTTATTGAAATGGCAACTGGGTCGAACCCGTGGCCGGAGTTTATGGATCCGTTGTCTGCTTTATACAGAATAGGATACTCCGGCGACATACCAGACATTCCCAAGTTTCTGCCGGAGGAAGGCAAAGATTTTTTGACTAAATGCCTGAAGACAGATGCTAAAGAAAGGTGGACAATAAATGAACTTCTGCAACACCCATTTGTTTGTAATTTGAATTCGGGATCTGAAACAAGAAAATCTCCGACAAGTATACTTGATCAAAGTTTCTGGGAATCTTTATCAGCGTCGGAACCTTCAGAGGAACCCACCCAGGTCGATAATTTTTCCGGCGAGTCTCCTGTGGAGAGGATAAGGCAATTGGTTGAAGCTACTCCGTCATGTCTGCCCAATTGGGACGATGAGGAAGATTGGATCACAGTTAGACGTAATGGGATTGATCAAATGGATGTTGATGATGGCGATTTTGGTTATATGGAGTCGCTTAGTATTTCAATTTTTAATGTAGAAGAAGAATTAGAGTTTGAAATCTCAGTTAGTGACGCAGATATTGAGGTTTTAGAATATTCGATTGTATCTAATGTTCTTGATTTTGATCATATAATTAACGATAATTTTTTGAAAATTAGAGAGTACGTTTGTTATGCTTTTCGATATTTATTCTCTGCTAACATT Ttttaa